The following DNA comes from Sinorhizobium mexicanum.
CAAGGTCGGCACGCCCTTGAACGGCCAGCTCAGGGCCTTGAGCGACGCCGACCGCAGCTTCAGTCCGGAGGATTTCGTCAACGGCGCCAAGATGGCCTACGAGATGATCGTGATGGCTTTCGCCGATGGCGACCGCAAGACGCTGAAGGGACTTCTGTCGCGCGAAGTCTATGAGGGCTTCGATTCTGCCATTGCCGAACGGGAGGCCAAGGGCGAGGTCGTCAAGTCGACCTTTGTCGGCATCGAGAAGGCCGACATCACCCATGCCGAGATCAAGGACAACGAGGAAAACATCACCGTCCGGATCATCAGCCAGTTGATCTCCGCCACCTACGACAAGCAGGGCAAACTGATCGACGGCGATGCCGACTCCGTTGCCGAAGTGAATGACCTCTGGACTTTCTCGCGCGATATCCGATCGCGCGATCCGAACTGGAAACTGATCGCTACAGAATCGGAAAACTGAGGCGATCATGGCCTTTCAGCTCGAGCCGGTCGCCTTTTCCGAATTGCCCGGCTGGCAGTCGGACGATCCGACACCCGTTATCGCCGCTCTTCGCCGCTGCCATCACCACGTCACCACGACGAAACCCTACAAGACAGGC
Coding sequences within:
- a CDS encoding Tim44/TimA family putative adaptor protein codes for the protein MGSFDFITFFFLIAAVVIFLQLRSVLGRRTGNERQPFDPYSPREVSKGPESADNGKVVQLPRRESAAEDESRYAAIDTFAKVGTPLNGQLRALSDADRSFSPEDFVNGAKMAYEMIVMAFADGDRKTLKGLLSREVYEGFDSAIAEREAKGEVVKSTFVGIEKADITHAEIKDNEENITVRIISQLISATYDKQGKLIDGDADSVAEVNDLWTFSRDIRSRDPNWKLIATESEN